DNA sequence from the Leptospira kanakyensis genome:
ATGTGCCATGTAGGTAGTTAGAAAAACCGGAAAAATCAAACGCAAACGATAACTTCCAATGCGAATGACTTCGATCGCAAAAATGGTCGCTGCCAGTGGGGTTCCGAATACGGAGGCAAAACCTGCGCTGATTCCTAGTATAACCAATGTTTGTTGTTCTTTTATAGTCATTGGAAGGAAACGAACCAATTGGTGGGCAATCGATCCTCCCATTTGGACGGCGGTTCCCTCCCTGCCTGCGGATCCACCGAATAAATGGGTCACAAGAGTTCCCAAAAAAACAAAGGGGGCCATTCGGATTGGGATGATGGAGGTGGGGGAATGGATTTCTTCTAATAATAAATTATTCCCCTTACTTACGTTTTTTCCGTAATAAAAATAAAACCAACCAATGATAAAACCAGCAAAAGGTAGGAAATAAACAATCCAGAGATTGGATTCTCGTAACTGACTTACCTTTTCCAGGGATACGAGAAAGAAAGCGGATGCAGAACCAACCAATAGGGAAACCAATCCGAGAATGACCAACCATTTGCAAAGGAATGGAAGTGATTTCGAAAGGGGTAGGATTTCGAAACTGGCTTTCTTTGGTTCGAGATTGGAATTTTCCATCAACTTACCTTGCAACAGACAGGAATCGCTACTTACCGAAAACTAACTTTTCAGTAATTTTCAATACTTAGGCGTTGACCTAAGTATTGAAATTCAGTACAATGCCAATATGGTCAAAAGAACCTACAATCTGGACATTGTTTTGCAAGCCCTCTCCGATCCAACAAGGAGACAGGTTGTGGAACGTCTAGGGATCGGACCTTCTAGTGTCAGCGATTTGGCTTCTCCTTTCTCGATGGCAATGCCATCGTTCATGCAACATTTGGATATTTTAGAGTCAGCCCAGCTAATCTATACGGAAAAGGTAGGAAGGGTTCGAATTTGTTATCTCAATCCAAATCCGTTTTCAGTGATAGAATCTTGGCTACAGGTTCAAAAGTCTTTATGGGAAACAAGGTTGAATCAATTGGACTCATTTTTATTAAAAACAAAGGGAAAAACATGAATCAAGAATCAAAAGAATCGTTCAATCCTGAATTGGATTTGGTGTTAGAAAGAATTGTAGAAGTGCCAGTGGAGTTAGTTTGGAACGCTTGGACAATTCCAGAACAGGTCAAACAGTGGTTCACACCCGTGCCGTGGAAAACAATCGATTGTAGGATTGATCTAAAACCAGGTGGAGAGTTTTATACAGTAATGGAATCTCCAGATGGGAATAAATTTCCAAATAACGGCTGTTTTCTGGAAATAGAACATTTAAAAAAATTAGTTTTTACAGACAGTTTGCTTCCTGGGTATAGACCATCTGGGAATAGTTTTATGACGGCTTTTGTTACTATGGAATCAATTGGTACAGCGACAAAATACAAAGCAGTAGCAAAACATAAAGATCCTGAAACTAAAAAACAACATGAAGATATGGGATTTTTAGAAGGATGGGGAACGGCACTTGACCAACTTGTGGCCTTTACCAAAACCTTATCCAAATAACAATGAACCAACGGTTTGCCGTTACTTAAGTTATTACGGCAGACCTTTCCAAAGTCTCAATCTCCGTTTTTTTATTTTTCATTATTGTTTCTGCGGCAGAAAGGTATGTTTCAAAAGTATCGTAGTCTTTCGCTTTAATGGATCCACAAAAATGGAAATACACAGTTTTTGATTTATTTAAGTGTGAGTATTCGGATAAACTAGAATATCCCATCATTCCACTCACAACAAATACATCCAAATCAATATTAAATTTATAAGCAATTTTCATTACACCCGTTTGGAATGGTTTGATTTCTTCGGTAAAAGTTCTTTCACCTTCTGGGTATAAAAAAATGGATCTTGTTTTTAAAACTCTAAGAACATCAGTTTTGAAATTTCTAAAATTTGGTTTTTTTTCTGAATAAATAACAGCTTCCACAATTGTTTTGTGCATCATGAGTGGAATAATTTTGTATCTTTGGATGATATCGCCTCCTAAGTAAGAAAGTTTTACGTCCTTTGATTTTGATAAATAAGGGAGAGCAACAATCAGAGGAACTTCCATCGCATTGGTATGGTTACAAATCAAAAACCGATTGTTTCCATTTGGATTCCAATCTCCCTGTTCAAACTGTAACTTTCTTCCGGTTAATAGGAAAAAAGAACGATACCAAAAATATCCTAAA
Encoded proteins:
- a CDS encoding 1-acyl-sn-glycerol-3-phosphate acyltransferase gives rise to the protein MGQLQFFVVLCYAIPFLVILFPIGLSFSYIFKIIGLDRPSNRINNYLGYFWYRSFFLLTGRKLQFEQGDWNPNGNNRFLICNHTNAMEVPLIVALPYLSKSKDVKLSYLGGDIIQRYKIIPLMMHKTIVEAVIYSEKKPNFRNFKTDVLRVLKTRSIFLYPEGERTFTEEIKPFQTGVMKIAYKFNIDLDVFVVSGMMGYSSLSEYSHLNKSKTVYFHFCGSIKAKDYDTFETYLSAAETIMKNKKTEIETLERSAVIT
- a CDS encoding SRPBCC family protein encodes the protein MNQESKESFNPELDLVLERIVEVPVELVWNAWTIPEQVKQWFTPVPWKTIDCRIDLKPGGEFYTVMESPDGNKFPNNGCFLEIEHLKKLVFTDSLLPGYRPSGNSFMTAFVTMESIGTATKYKAVAKHKDPETKKQHEDMGFLEGWGTALDQLVAFTKTLSK
- a CDS encoding ArsR/SmtB family transcription factor, with product MVKRTYNLDIVLQALSDPTRRQVVERLGIGPSSVSDLASPFSMAMPSFMQHLDILESAQLIYTEKVGRVRICYLNPNPFSVIESWLQVQKSLWETRLNQLDSFLLKTKGKT